The DNA window ACTTATTAGTCTTCTTCACAACTACCTAGGAATCtggattatttatttaaaaatgagcCTCTAGGGACACAGGTTATTCAGTTCTTTAGCCGTGTCATTATTAGCCGGCCCTGCTTCATGGCACTCTATCTAATTGACTCCCTTTACGTACTGGGCATCCTCGCCCTCCAGCAGGCGGCGGTACGTGGCAATCTCTTGCTCCAGGCGCGTCTTAACGTCCACAAGAATCTTGTACTCGTGGTTCTGGCGCTCCATGTCACATCGGAGCTCGGCCAGCTGCTCTTCCACGCTAGTGATCAGGGCCTGGAGCTGTGCCAACTGGGCGCCATAGCGAGATTCTGTCTCCGCCAAGGTGCCTTCCAGAGCGGCTTTCTGGGAATGCAGAGTAGAGGGGAAAGAATTCAGTGAGGGGGTCACTCAGTTCTGTGCCTGCCCTTGTGTGTGTCTCCCTGGGAAGCCAGTGGCACCTACCATGCTGAGCTGGGACTGCAGCTCTATCTCCAGGCCCTGGACGGTGCGTCTTAGTTCTGTGATCTCCGACTTGCCGCTCTGCAACTGTTCCGTGTTCATGGCTACTTCTCGGTTCAGCTGTTCTGTCTGGAACAAGGGAAAACAATCTAGTTACTGCACGAATGATGTGTGTAAAGCTCTGCCCCCACCCATAAGTGTCAGGAAAGTGCTTCTCTTCATTCAGGCATTGTGTACCTGGGTGAAGAACCACTGCTCGGCCTCTTTACGGTTCTTCTCTGCCAAGCTCTCATACTGCTCTCTCATGTCAGCCAGGATCTTGGTCAGGTCAACCCCAGGAGCGGCGTCCATCTCCACAGTGATATCTCCACCCAGCTGGCTCCGTAGTATATTCATTTCCTGTGACAAGAGAGACACGCTATGTTCAGCTGCATCTTAACTATACAGACCCACTGCAGTGCATCTGAGGAGGTTTTCTCACTTTGCGGCTTTTCAGACAGGAGACCATCTCCTAACGTGTGTTTGTTCAGCACAATGGGACTGTGACCCTAACTGTCAACAAcaagtaaaataataaaaataatttcctaAGAAATCTCCATATGGGGATTCAGTTGCCTCTGTCCAGCGACTAAATCCCAAACAACAGGTGGCTCCACAGCCTGGGAAGCAGGTTTCTGTTGCTGTAGATTCTGGCGAGTCTGATCTGGGGCCTACAGAGGACATGTTGCTGTGCAGAATTAATTATTTCCCGCTTCTTTATCCCCAGATGCCCTCCCAACAACCCTAATGCTTGGAAATAGCCCTGCTGATTGGCCAGATTTTCATTGTCCCTTAGCTACAACTTATAAATCCCCTCCTTTGTGCTTGGGTTCGTCCTCACCTCCTCATGATTCTTCTTGAGATAAGCCAGTTCCTCCTTCAGGTTTTCGATCTGCATCTCCAGGTCAGCTCTGGCCAGGGTCAGCTCATCTAGGACTCTCCGCAGGCCATTGATGTCAGCCTCAACACTCATGCGCAGGGCCTGCTCCGTCTCAAACCTTCAAGCATAAAAAGGGTGCTCACTACTGAGTTGTCACCCCTTTTTTCTCTCCATGCTGCTGTCAACCTTTCAATGTCTTATAACTCTCTCTGCTGCGTGGGGGGTTGGGTGAATGAGGGACACAGTGAGTGAGATGCAGTGTCCAATGGATGGAACAGTGCTGGTTGGTCAAATTTCTGCTAAGAGCAGTAACTTTACTGGGCAGCTTTGGGGCATATTCTATATTGAGCTCCGAGGTGAGTGCTTCTGTTTCGATGTGTAACTTGCCTCCTATTAAAATACTGGTAGCACCATTGCCCCAGGCCTATGTGTGCTGAGTGATATGTAAATTAGATCAAGTCCTACATGCAAACTAAATAAAATAAGATAGGTTCTACTGGAAGCAAGACATTGCCCAAATGTTTAGTCCCTATTTGCTTTGCAAAATGCACATTTATTTTACATGCCTTGTTTGCCAGTGATTTTTCCTCATTGTGCCAGTTGTCTCATTGGAACTGAATAGGAAGCTCCCTCTTAGAGAGGAACTCTCCCTCTTTTCCAGTCATGATGCATGTGGAGAAGCTTGACGTGCACAAAAGGATCCCCATACAGATCTCACTCCCAGGGGGAGCAGCACTTACTTGGTTCTGAAGTCATCGGCCGTCAGCCTAGCATTGTCGATCTGCAAGAGGAGGCTCGCATTGTCGACAGTGGCAGCAAGGATCTGGGGGAAAGAGAATGAAAGAGCAAGTGGGAAAGAAGCCTCAAAAGCTCTTCATGTTGTTGGCTGATTGTAGGATCCAAGCAGTGGTGAATGTTAGGGACGGGCCAGGAGCAGCAGAGGGATTTACCAAGCTGTACCATGGAGAAATGCAACAGGGCTGAGTTAGACTGGGCAGTGTCTGACTGCACTGTGGCCTCCCTTTCCTGCTTATCCATCAGGATGAATTGCAAAAGGCAGCATGATAATATCTGAGTATGTGCAAGGCCTGATAAGGACACTcagtctcatgcttcagggcatttGCTGATCCCACGTGGCTCCAGAAAGAACCAACctttcctctccccagccccaccaccatgTACTGCTGTGTGCAATTGTCATACCAGGAatattggagggggaggggagactagCCATCCTCAGAAACATCAGGTACTGGTGACTGCCACAGGCAGTACATGTGGACCCATAGTGTGCTCTTGTATGGCAAAGCCTGTGTCCATgtgttctgtaatggagctcgtTCACACGAACTCCTTGCAGAAGCTGAACAAGGTGTAGTGAGCAGGTCCTCATCATATCTGATTTTTGTGATACATACTCAGATACAGATAATCCACCCAAGGCTCCCGAGAGGAGAACTCCAAGCCAGGCTTTGAGGAAGGAACATCAAAAATGGTGCCAGTGAGAGGAAGGGAAAATAATATGTCTAGtttgctcctgcccctgcctcactgaggctttctgcttctgcttTCCTCGGATTTCCCTTATGTTTACTAATGATGGTTTGTAAGCGATTAATAATGACAGTAAGAGGAAAAATATCAACCCTGGGGCTTTCCTCTCACGATGTGAAGCCAGGAAACCAAATCAGAATGGAGAGAAATTGCTCCACATGCTCCTGGTTTTGAGATTATAGGACAAGTCAGGCCTTGCATTGATCATCCCTGGAAGAAGGCTGTGGAATTTATCAGTGCTTCCACCTTTTCCTTTTTAACCCTCTGCACTCAGCTTAGTACTAATGAGCTAAAGCAATTGACAGGAATTTGCAAATTCTTTGCTTCTGTGCATATACAATAATACTAAGTCTATGCTGGTTTGCCTTACCTCTAGATTAGTTTGTTTATAGAGTATTCAAACTGTACCATATTATCAACATAGACCAATGTCAAtaagactctgctgctgcttcacTGCCTCTTATGTCTGTTTCATACAATCAAATAATAAGGAATACACCATTTGTTCTTTCTGGAGGAATGTAATTAAATAACTGAAGTTGATAAACTACTAAATCCCCTTCCTTGATATCTGGCACAGGGGAAAATTGGATTGCCTTTTATTGCCAGCTTTTAGTTACAGAATTATTATTCAGTGCCCCTGTGCCAGTTTAATGAAGAGTCTCAGACAAGACATCAGACCTTTTTAACAATAGTGTCATACCTTGCTCCTCAGGTCTTCAATTGTCCTGTAATATGGGCTGTAGTCACGGTCAGGACTGGGTCCCTGCTTCTTATACCACTCCTTGATCTTAATCTCCAGATCAGAATTGGCCTCCTCCAGAGCGCGCACCTTGTCCAAGTAGGTAGCCAGGCGGTCGTTCAGGTTCTGCATAGTTTCCTTCTCACCCGCAGGGAGAATGCCATCACCACCTCCAAAGCCACCCCCATAGCCACCCCCATAGCCACCTCCAAAGCCACCACCAAGGCCACCACCAAGGCCACCCCCATAGCCACCTCCAAGGCCACACCCATAGCCACCTCCAAAGCTACTACCGTAGCTCCCCCCATAGCCACCACCCAGGCTACTTCCTACTCCAGAGACATACCTAGAAGAGGAGACAGAAAAGCCACCAGATCCCCCATGAATACTTGGGGCTCTGTAGGGACCTCCAAGATTCACTGAGGAAACCCGTGTGGAGCCACCACCTAATCCACCTAATCCACCTAACCCCTTTAGGGATGTAGACGAGGAATATTGCCTGACGCTGGTGGTCATGGTGAAAGGTAGTTGAGGATCTAAAGCCCAAGAGAGTCACCCAGCTCAGCTATGAAAGAAGGAGAGTGCTGCTAACTTCCCTGACTCTGAGCTCCTTTTATACCCACAACAGGGGGCGTTGCCACTGCAAGGTCCTTTTTTCTCTCTTACATTCCCCAGGGTTTTCATCACCCTTAAAGTCTGAGCCAACTTCCAGAGTCATCATTTTTCTCCTTGATGTGTTCATACTTTTGTCACATATCACTAGAAACACTTCACTTCACAAAGAGTGTTtctatgtttcatttttgttcCCAAAGGAAGGGTGAGGTGTGATTCAGAATAGCAGGCTCATTGCTCAAGGCCACATTTTAACATACCTTTACACTGTTACGCAGGAGACACAGAGACATTCAGACTCCACCTAGCAGTTTGTGAATCCAtcttaaattaaatgaaaatatttacaaATCTGTTTGCAAAAGGTGCTGATGTGAGAGGTTTGTGGGAACAAATCTTTGGACTGGAtcccaagcccactgaagtcattggagtgCTTCCAATCAGGCCCTTTATCCATGGGACAGGTACagaccaggcagcagcagtgaaaacttCTCTGAGCCCTGCAGGGCAAAAACACTGTAGCTCCACAGACTGTTCCCACTGGTAATTTCTGTCTATGTATTGATGTTGGCTAGGCTCATAGAAGGGATTGGAAAAACATCTAAGAACGTCAGTCCATTGCCCTGCTAAGGCAGAATCTCGTCCCCCGTTAGAGAATGTGCTATATACAAATTGATACAACCATAGAGTTTAGCTCCCGGCCACACTGCGTGCTGTTCCTTTGGGAGGTGTGTGACCAGTTTTAATTTGTATTTCTGCATGAATTTGTATTTCAGCTCATTTGCAATCACAAGAGAATATTGTCCAGGCCAATTTAGCAGGGGAACTGGAGAGTATTTCAGAGTGTGTGCTGGGTTAAGGGCAGTGTTTGCGTTTGTACTGAGCACTGGACACTAACCAGTAAGTGGGAAGCAGACAGTTTtgacagagcagggcagggctgaaaaCCCAAAGGCTGATGAAGCAACAAAgccatctgaaaagaaaggagcCGCTCCTGTAATATGTTATTAAGGGATTGGGAGTAATCAGTGTAATAACGGTGTTGGACAGCTATTGGTGTGAGGAAGCAACAGGAAAACCAGGCCGGGATTAGCAGCACTGTTCCATtctctgctagggtgaccagacagcaagtttgaaaaatcgggacgggggtcaggggtaataggcgcctatagaagaaaaagccccaaatatcgggactgtccctataaaatcgggacatctggtcaccctattctctgCTCTGGTTTTACATTGCCAGGAGCCAGCTATCActtgcagtgtgcagaggcaaatTGCAAACCCAGCCCACTGGCCTGACGGTTCCAGAGGTAGCACTGACAGATAATGTGAAATGATGCTTCTTTCTCTGGGAGATGCTTATGGGCAGAGCCATGTGTGGGGAGGGCTTGCAGGGTCacgttccccgccccccccccccagcccaattTGCGGCTTGGCTTGTACCGAGCATGCTCACACGGACAGCGTGCTCAGTAACATTGCTGAAGCTGGCCACCCTCACTTTGCTCCCCTACTCTCGGCTGGCCTGGGTCGTCTCTGTTGGTGGAGTAGCAAAAGACGGTGACTTATGGGGATCTTCTTGGGATTCTGGAAGCAGTTTGTGGTGTGTCTCTTCCATTCTGACATCTTTCATTAAAGTGGGGTCTTGGTTGTCCTGggctgagtcccagtccagtgctctgtctgcTAGGCTGCACTGCCTCAGCTTTGATGTACAAGGGATTTTCAGTTCTGTCTGGGCAGGTGGCATTTGCTCTAATCTCCAAATTCACTTGTTTCATTCTCCCTTTGTCTGGTGAGTTCTAACAAACATTCGTTCCTCCTCCTGGTCTTGTCCCCTTTGGTGTGGGTGGTCACTCCCTGTTGCTGTGTGCTAGAGATGTTGCTGGGATGGCATGCTCCCCATTCCAAAAGCCAGTGCTACAACCTAACTCAGATTCTTAATCCGTCTGAAATTGGCAGTGGAGGCTGCTTATGAGATAGGCAATGTGCTAAAAGTGCCAGCCTTGCCCTTCCATAGCCCCTGCATGGAAGAACTCTCTGGATTTGGCTGAAATTGCCATAAAACCAGCCAAAC is part of the Mauremys reevesii isolate NIE-2019 linkage group 27, ASM1616193v1, whole genome shotgun sequence genome and encodes:
- the LOC120392144 gene encoding keratin, type I cytoskeletal 14-like is translated as MTTSVRQYSSSTSLKGLGGLGGLGGGSTRVSSVNLGGPYRAPSIHGGSGGFSVSSSRYVSGVGSSLGGGYGGSYGSSFGGGYGCGLGGGYGGGLGGGLGGGFGGGYGGGYGGGFGGGDGILPAGEKETMQNLNDRLATYLDKVRALEEANSDLEIKIKEWYKKQGPSPDRDYSPYYRTIEDLRSKILAATVDNASLLLQIDNARLTADDFRTKFETEQALRMSVEADINGLRRVLDELTLARADLEMQIENLKEELAYLKKNHEEEMNILRSQLGGDITVEMDAAPGVDLTKILADMREQYESLAEKNRKEAEQWFFTQTEQLNREVAMNTEQLQSGKSEITELRRTVQGLEIELQSQLSMKAALEGTLAETESRYGAQLAQLQALITSVEEQLAELRCDMERQNHEYKILVDVKTRLEQEIATYRRLLEGEDAHIASQYTSAKEASMTTRQVRTIVEEVQDGKVISSREQVHHSPR